GGCGGCCGACGGGTCCGCTCCGGTCGAGCGCGGCGCCGACGACCGGGACGCCCGGTGACCGAGGCGCGCACCATCGCGCTCGGCGGGCGCAGGATCCACGTCACGTGGTCAGCCCGCACCGACGTCGGCAGCGTGCGCGCCGTGAACGAGGACGGCCTCCTCGCCGACCCGCCCGTCTGGCTGGTGGCCGACGGGATGGGCGGGCACGCGTTCGGCGACCGCGCCAGCGCCACCCTCGTGGAGACCTTCGGCGGCCTGTCCGGCGACGCCCCCGTCACGCGCGACCTCATCGTCGAGGCGGTCGACGCGTCCAACGACGCGATCGGCGACCTCATCACGGGCGACGACCCGCCCGGCACCGTGGCGGGCACCACGCTCGCGGGCGTGGCGCTCGTGCGCTCGGACGCCGGCGACCCGCTCTGGATGGTCTTCAACGTCGGCGACTCCCGCGTGTACGCCTGGACGGACGGGCGCCTCGAGCAGGTGACGATCGACCACTCGGCCGTGCAGGAGCTCGTCGACCAGGGCCGCATGACCCGCGCGGAGGCCGAGCGGAGCCCGGTGCGCAACCTCATCACGCGCGCCGTCGGA
This genomic interval from Clavibacter michiganensis contains the following:
- a CDS encoding PP2C family protein-serine/threonine phosphatase; translated protein: MTEARTIALGGRRIHVTWSARTDVGSVRAVNEDGLLADPPVWLVADGMGGHAFGDRASATLVETFGGLSGDAPVTRDLIVEAVDASNDAIGDLITGDDPPGTVAGTTLAGVALVRSDAGDPLWMVFNVGDSRVYAWTDGRLEQVTIDHSAVQELVDQGRMTRAEAERSPVRNLITRAVGSHDEVAADEWLLPVVEHQVFLICSDGLTKELDDQAISGVLQLARADGGGVDRAADALVAQALASGGRDNVTVVVIEARADDEPQGDVSAGAPTA